The genomic stretch AGACTCTCGCTCATGGGAGCGCTGTGGCACAGCATGCAGACAGTGGCCTGCGGCAGCCCCGCAAACGCCTGCTCCGCTACATGCTCGTGGCAAAGGCTGCACTCGAGCTCCAGGGCCGTGTGCTTCGCATGGTTGAACTGGATGGGCTGCACCACGCGCTGGCCGCGTCCGCGACTGACCAGCACGCCGCCCAGAATGGCCAGCAACAGGACCAGGGGGACGACGCGCCCCACGCTCAGCCTGCCATCCCGCCGTGCCGCGCGGAACGCGCGCCCCACCTGGCCCAAACGCGCCGGTCGAAAACCGCTCCCCAGGCCTGTACAGGCCACACGGCCGGTGGTTCGAGTTCGTAAGTAAGGCGCCGAATGCCACCATACTTGCGAACTCGACCACTTAGGCTCGGCGCGTCCTTCACAACCCTCCGCCTGTGCTCCATCCGTGTCCCGGGAAACGTCGAAACCAGAACCAACTTGCCCTCTCTTTGCGCTGCTCAGGGCTGGCAACCCCCGTTCCGCAGGGCAGCGAAGCGCCTAACCCGTTGCACTCCTGAAGGTTGGCGCGGGGTCGGCCCATCTTTGCCCCGCCCCCGGCTGGGCCATTTAGCCCAAGCCGCCCGGGACATTTCATCCCGAAGCGGGGCATTTCACCCGGGTGGTGCGCGGGTCTGAGTGCTAACTCCTTGGCAGTACGCGAGTTGCCCGGGTGGTGCTGGCGGCCCGCCGCTTGCCTCTCGCCGATAGGTCGCGCTTCTACTCGAGGCTCAGCTTGCCTGCGAACCAAAATGGTCCGGTTCGCGCTTGCGCCCCTGGAGCGGGGCGTGGGCGCCCTGCCTGGCAAGGCGCGAGGACCACGAATAGCGGCACAATTTTGAGGGCGAGCGTTCGCCACTGGGCGGGCTGCGGCGGGGTCTTGCGAATGCGGGCGTAGTTGCGCGTAGTTGCGGATCGGACCACCAAGGAGGAAGCAGCGTTCATGGCGGTGCGGGTGGCGGAAGCGCCCTGGCGTGCAGGGCACGGACGGAACCCCCTGCGCGGCCGGTTGAGCCGGCGGCTGCTGGTGTGGTTCCTGGTGTTATCGCTGGCTCCGCTGTTCGTGTCCAACACGGTGGGGTACGTCAGGAGCCAGGGCATCGTCGAGCGCCTGGTCCAGCGCTACGTGAGCGTGATTGCGGAGGTGGAGGC from Gemmatimonadota bacterium encodes the following:
- a CDS encoding cytochrome c3 family protein: MGRAFRAARRDGRLSVGRVVPLVLLLAILGGVLVSRGRGQRVVQPIQFNHAKHTALELECSLCHEHVAEQAFAGLPQATVCMLCHSAPMSESLEEEKVRQFAARGEAIPWRRVYRLPAHVFFSHRRHVTLGKIECSTCHGSIAEATVPPSRPAVKLAMEWCLECHGQRGALVDCNACHR